The proteins below are encoded in one region of Salmo salar chromosome ssa02, Ssal_v3.1, whole genome shotgun sequence:
- the LOC123730363 gene encoding uncharacterized protein isoform X2 translates to MIEGSLTTTQATWAAPAQTLEEEVGGADVSEVSTGSLTPTEARQDLLEKIPSLLPGEILIEEDIPLRSSPRDTVMSPQTLKLILQGILHRLEASESPQARRANDPFRLMKNLFLEVHHALRYVDIAVLFSLEESIQFRGEDAMKAIVKAAAKRLSLRSDSNRAQLRAARYGGEGAICCMADTIARVIDDHAQDWSSDGHFGARRSRGSGRSCSSSSSSKSDITLTEELLAQGETLEEDQEEVAPKSDSASLEKASSSSLSTDLVDSTSTQTVKDEAMRKLGKGKRGRKKTLKKNKVAPLGTDDTVADEPGKKQSLLLQITAAMAKLFCLPCKKRSGKSNCVGIPT, encoded by the exons ATGATTGAGGGGTCCCTGACGACCACTCAGGCAACATGGGCAGCTCCTGCCCAGACCTTGGAAGAAGAAGTCGGGGGAGCTGATGTCTCTGAGGTGAGTACCGGCTCCCTGACCCCCACAGAGGCCAGGCAGGACCTCCTGGAGAAGATTCCCTCTCTCCTGCCGGGTGAGATCCTCATCGAAGAGGACATCCCCCTACGCAGCAGTCCCAGGGACACCGTCATGAGCCCCCAGACCCTGAAGCTCATCCTCCAGGGCATATTGCACCGACTGGAGGCCTCAGAGTCCCCCCAGGCCAGGAGGGCGAATGACCCCTTCAGGCTGATGAAGAATCTATTTTTGGAGGTCCACCATGCCCTTAGGTATGTTGACATCGCTGTCCTCTTCAGCCTGGAGGAGAGCATCCAATTCAGGGGGGAAGATGCAATGAAGGCCATTGTGAAGGCTGCGGCTAAAAGGTTGTCCCTGCGCTCGGACTCCAACCGGGCTCAACTGCGCGCCGCACGCTATGGTGGCGAGGGAGCCATATGTTGCATGGCAGACACCATCGCGCGTGTCATAGACGACCACGCCCAGGACTGGAGTTCAGACGGCCATTTTGGAGCGAGGAGGAGCCGTGGTAGTGGGAGGTCATGCTCCTCCTCAAGCTCCTCAAAGAGTGACATCACcctcacagaggaactcttggcCCAGGGGGAAACCCTGGAAGAGGACCAAGAGGAGGTGGCTCCGAAATCTGACTCTGCTAGCTTGGAGAAGGCCAGCAGCAGCTCCCTCTCCACAGACCTTGTGGACAGCACCTCCACACAG ACGGTGAAGGACGAGGCAATGAGGAAGTTAGGAAAGGGGAAGCGAGGTCGCAAGAAGACCCTGAAGAAGAACAAGGTGGCTCCCCTTGGCACTGATG ATACCGTGGCTGATGAGCCGGGAAAAAAACAGTCTCTCCTCCTGCAGATTACAGCTGCCATGGCAAAACTATTTTGCCTCCCCTGCAAAAAAAGAAGCGGTAAAAGTAATTGTGTGGGTATACCCACTTAG
- the LOC123730363 gene encoding uncharacterized protein isoform X1, giving the protein MIEGSLTTTQATWAAPAQTLEEEVGGADVSEVSTGSLTPTEARQDLLEKIPSLLPGEILIEEDIPLRSSPRDTVMSPQTLKLILQGILHRLEASESPQARRANDPFRLMKNLFLEVHHALRYVDIAVLFSLEESIQFRGEDAMKAIVKAAAKRLSLRSDSNRAQLRAARYGGEGAICCMADTIARVIDDHAQDWSSDGHFGARRSRGSGRSCSSSSSSKSDITLTEELLAQGETLEEDQEEVAPKSDSASLEKASSSSLSTDLVDSTSTQVRKLPLTSRLLSYWGCLIVRHQLISVSLSTKKTVKDEAMRKLGKGKRGRKKTLKKNKVAPLGTDDTVADEPGKKQSLLLQITAAMAKLFCLPCKKRSGKSNCVGIPT; this is encoded by the exons ATGATTGAGGGGTCCCTGACGACCACTCAGGCAACATGGGCAGCTCCTGCCCAGACCTTGGAAGAAGAAGTCGGGGGAGCTGATGTCTCTGAGGTGAGTACCGGCTCCCTGACCCCCACAGAGGCCAGGCAGGACCTCCTGGAGAAGATTCCCTCTCTCCTGCCGGGTGAGATCCTCATCGAAGAGGACATCCCCCTACGCAGCAGTCCCAGGGACACCGTCATGAGCCCCCAGACCCTGAAGCTCATCCTCCAGGGCATATTGCACCGACTGGAGGCCTCAGAGTCCCCCCAGGCCAGGAGGGCGAATGACCCCTTCAGGCTGATGAAGAATCTATTTTTGGAGGTCCACCATGCCCTTAGGTATGTTGACATCGCTGTCCTCTTCAGCCTGGAGGAGAGCATCCAATTCAGGGGGGAAGATGCAATGAAGGCCATTGTGAAGGCTGCGGCTAAAAGGTTGTCCCTGCGCTCGGACTCCAACCGGGCTCAACTGCGCGCCGCACGCTATGGTGGCGAGGGAGCCATATGTTGCATGGCAGACACCATCGCGCGTGTCATAGACGACCACGCCCAGGACTGGAGTTCAGACGGCCATTTTGGAGCGAGGAGGAGCCGTGGTAGTGGGAGGTCATGCTCCTCCTCAAGCTCCTCAAAGAGTGACATCACcctcacagaggaactcttggcCCAGGGGGAAACCCTGGAAGAGGACCAAGAGGAGGTGGCTCCGAAATCTGACTCTGCTAGCTTGGAGAAGGCCAGCAGCAGCTCCCTCTCCACAGACCTTGTGGACAGCACCTCCACACAGGTAAGGAAACTACCATTAACCAGTAGGTTGCTGAGTTATTGGGGCTGTTTGATTGTGAGGCACCAACtcatatctgtttctctctctactaAGAAGACGGTGAAGGACGAGGCAATGAGGAAGTTAGGAAAGGGGAAGCGAGGTCGCAAGAAGACCCTGAAGAAGAACAAGGTGGCTCCCCTTGGCACTGATG ATACCGTGGCTGATGAGCCGGGAAAAAAACAGTCTCTCCTCCTGCAGATTACAGCTGCCATGGCAAAACTATTTTGCCTCCCCTGCAAAAAAAGAAGCGGTAAAAGTAATTGTGTGGGTATACCCACTTAG